The genomic window GTGGAACGTTCCAGCACATCACCTTGGAAAATCTTCGTGTGAACCCCTTTCGTTTTCATCTTGGTCGCATCACGAACGAGGCAATGGACCTCATGCCCTTGATTTTCCAGTTGTTCGAGCAGCTTTCCGCCAACATATCCAGTCGCTCCCGTCAGAAGTATTTTCTTCTTTTCCGTCATAATGATCTCCAGGTTACATAGTGTTCGGGAAAGGGAGCGAAACCTTTCACCCCTAAATGAAAAAACGCAGGCGCCATGCCGGCCGGCCGACAAGGTCTAGTTCTACCCGATGTTCTCGCCGGGGCGGGCGAGGACGAGGTGGAGGGTGTTGGTGAAGCGGGTTTGGAACCCGGCCTCGCAGTAGCAGAGATAATAAATCCACTTACGCTGGAACTCGCCGTCGTAGCCCAGCTTCATCAGCTTCCTGCGGTTGGCTTCGAAGGCGCGCCGCCAGCGGCGCAGGGTTTCGGCATAGTGGAGGCCGATGTTTTCTTGGCTTTCCACGGCCAAGGTTGAATGCCGTTCCATGGCGCCGGTCAGCTCGGACTGGGAGGGCAGCATGCCGCCGTGGTATATGTATTTCTGCACCCAGTCGGGGCTGCGGTGGTAGAGGTCGTGGTATTCGTCGGGGATGCAGCTGACCTGCAGCACTGCCCGTCCACTGGGCTTGAGCAGGCGGTCGCACCGGGCGAAGAAGGTTCCAAGGTGGGCATGGCCGAGGACTTCAAGCAACTCGATGGAAACGATGCGGTCGAACTTGCCTTCCATTTCGCGGTAGTCGCACACCAGGATTTCAACCTGGTCTTCGAGGCCTTCGGCCGCAATCCGCTGTTGTGCAAAATTGGAATGCTCCTCGGATAGGGTGATGCCGGTCACCCTGCATCCCGTCAGCCGTGCCGCCGCGATGGCGAAGCCGCCCCAGCCGCAACCGATATCAAGCAGGTGGTGTTCGGGCTGGATGTCGGCCCGTTCGATCAGGCATCGGATCTTGCGGCGCTGGGCATCGGGCAGGGGTTCTTCCTGGTTCAGGAATATGGCCGATGAAAACATCATGGTTTCGTCATCGAGGAAGAGTTGGTAGAACTCGTTGCCGAGATCATAGTGGGCATGGATGTTGCACCGGTTGCTCGTGATGGTGCT from Pontiella desulfatans includes these protein-coding regions:
- a CDS encoding SAM-dependent methyltransferase; this encodes MQTLFEERCERLVDQRLKNIKTGHLIIELPNGIQVHYGDDSPPRHIKVNRYSFFSRLVTAGNIGMGEAWMANDWESEDLTGVLELFIGNMGELSGNGVTARVAKRFHHMVQHSLNRSTITSNRCNIHAHYDLGNEFYQLFLDDETMMFSSAIFLNQEEPLPDAQRRKIRCLIERADIQPEHHLLDIGCGWGGFAIAAARLTGCRVTGITLSEEHSNFAQQRIAAEGLEDQVEILVCDYREMEGKFDRIVSIELLEVLGHAHLGTFFARCDRLLKPSGRAVLQVSCIPDEYHDLYHRSPDWVQKYIYHGGMLPSQSELTGAMERHSTLAVESQENIGLHYAETLRRWRRAFEANRRKLMKLGYDGEFQRKWIYYLCYCEAGFQTRFTNTLHLVLARPGENIG